The Terracoccus luteus genome includes a region encoding these proteins:
- a CDS encoding FAD-binding protein: MTTIDLSSAVETNWAGNHRYRARRIEHPRTVEQVQHLVAAEPRVRALGSRHSFTDITDTDGVLVSLADLPTTVEVDAGSRTARVTGLAAYGDVARALQAQGWALPNLASLPHISVAGAVATGTHGSGDRNGSLATAVAALEVVRPDGSLVRIARGEPDFDGSVVSLGALGVVVALTLDVEPTYTVNQRVFTGLGWDTVVEHYDAITASAYSVSLFTHWGDGGVEQVWLKSRGDDGPADFHDALPAGATMHMLDGGDTRAVSAQLGEPGPWLDRLTHFRMEFTPSRGEELQSEYLVPRDRAVEAIEVMRGLGERIAPLLQVCELRTVAADDLWLSSSYGTDVTAFHFTWNRDVDGVYAVLPAIEEGLLPLGARPHWGKCFAADAGALAPLYPRFGDFLALRDRVDPDRVFGNTFLDRVLG; this comes from the coding sequence GTGACCACCATCGACCTGTCGAGCGCCGTCGAGACGAACTGGGCCGGCAACCACCGCTACCGTGCCCGCCGCATCGAGCACCCCCGCACCGTCGAGCAGGTGCAGCACCTCGTCGCTGCCGAGCCGCGCGTGCGGGCCCTCGGCTCGCGCCACTCGTTCACCGACATCACCGACACCGACGGGGTGCTCGTCTCGCTCGCCGACCTGCCGACGACGGTCGAGGTGGATGCCGGGTCGCGCACCGCCCGCGTCACCGGCCTCGCCGCCTACGGTGACGTCGCCCGCGCCCTGCAGGCGCAGGGCTGGGCGCTGCCGAACCTCGCGTCGCTGCCGCACATCTCCGTCGCCGGGGCCGTCGCGACGGGCACGCACGGGTCGGGCGACCGCAACGGCTCGCTGGCCACGGCCGTCGCCGCCCTCGAGGTCGTGCGCCCCGACGGCTCCCTCGTGCGCATCGCCCGCGGCGAGCCCGACTTCGACGGCAGCGTCGTGTCACTCGGCGCCCTCGGTGTCGTCGTCGCCCTGACCCTCGACGTCGAGCCGACCTACACCGTCAACCAGCGCGTCTTCACCGGGCTGGGCTGGGACACCGTCGTCGAGCACTACGACGCCATTACGGCATCCGCCTACAGCGTCAGCCTGTTCACCCACTGGGGCGACGGCGGCGTCGAGCAGGTGTGGCTGAAGTCGCGCGGCGACGACGGCCCCGCCGACTTCCACGACGCCCTGCCGGCGGGGGCGACGATGCACATGCTCGACGGCGGCGACACACGCGCCGTGAGCGCCCAGCTCGGGGAGCCGGGCCCGTGGCTCGACCGCCTCACGCACTTCCGCATGGAGTTCACGCCGAGTCGCGGTGAGGAGCTGCAGAGCGAGTACCTCGTCCCGCGCGACCGCGCCGTCGAGGCGATCGAGGTCATGCGCGGTCTCGGCGAGCGCATCGCCCCGCTGCTGCAGGTGTGCGAGCTGCGCACCGTGGCCGCCGACGACCTGTGGCTGAGCAGCTCGTACGGCACCGACGTGACGGCCTTCCACTTCACGTGGAACCGCGACGTCGACGGCGTCTACGCGGTGCTGCCCGCCATCGAGGAGGGCCTGCTGCCGCTCGGGGCGCGACCCCACTGGGGCAAGTGCTTCGCCGCGGATGCCGGTGCGCTCGCCCCGCTGTACCCGCGGTTCGGCGACTTCCTCGCCCTGCGCGACCGGGTCGACCCCGACCGCGTCTTCGGCAACACCTTCCTCGACCGCGTGCTGGGCTGA